One Branchiostoma floridae strain S238N-H82 chromosome 15, Bfl_VNyyK, whole genome shotgun sequence DNA window includes the following coding sequences:
- the LOC118432070 gene encoding growth/differentiation factor 8-like, with product MPSVLLAVCKATLIAVCCPWFAAQILASAATVLPINDVVKFGGGAAGSDSSAEELSCPSCRMQADYLKSADPDEVKRLRLEVIKQQILSKLRMSDRPNITVPRTAIPRPLADDSPPDVYLQPQVETNLNIDDFYGRTTQIIIFPEAGERNCHRKRAKHCFTFVLPAGSQHGTVASAQLWFHLLVSNPPPANVTLHFWPLFKSSQEDQRSRRTVLFSPQRTARQGWADVDVRHHFRKWMSDATFYGIDVELVCKHCPKRVHDLIRTTGDHRPFLVLDTGEPPVRNRRSVDCPDGRSNECCREKFYVDFKDIAWDDWIISPKGYYANFCTGSCQGTILPRYHHTSVLQRVALSQKDRETRLKLTPCCTPTKMSALSMLYFDNDGYIFNKNLPNMKVDACGCS from the exons ATGCCTTCCGTGTTGCTAGCGGTGTGTAAGGCTACACTTATCGCGGTGTGTTGTCCATGGTTTGCTGCACAAATTCTGGCGTCTGCTGCTACAGTTTTACCGATAAACGATGTGGTGAAGTTCGGCGGCGGTGCCGCGGGGTCGGACAGCTCGGCAGAGGAGTTGAGTTGCCCGAGCTGCAGAATGCAGGCAGACTATCTGAAGTCCGCGGACCCGGACGAAGTCAAACGGCTTCGCCTAGAAGTCATCAAACAGCAAATTCTGAGCAAATTGCGGATGTCGGACCGTCCTAACATCACCGTGCCGCGAACGGCCATCCCCAGGCCGCTAGCAGACGACAGCCCGCCCGACGTCTACCTGCAGCCGCAGGTAGAGACAAACCTCAACATCGACGACTTCTACGGACGGACGACTCAGATCATCATATTTCCCGAAGCAG GTGAGAGAAACTGCCACAGGAAGCGCGCCAAACACTGTTTTACGTTCGTCCTCCCCGCCGGCTCGCAGCACGGCACCGTGGCGTCCGCACAGCTCTGGTTCCACCTGCTGGTGTCCAACCCGCCGCCCGCCAACGTCACTCTCCACTTCTGGCCGCTCTTCAAGTCGTCTCAGGAGGACCAGCGGTCCCGGCGGACGGTGCTGTTCTCACCCCAGAGGACAGCTCGCCAGGGCTGGGCTGATGTGGACGTGCGTCATCACTTCCGGAAATGGATGAGCGACGCCACGTTTTACGGTATTGACGTAGAGCTCGTGTGTAAGCATTGCCCGAAACGGGTCCACGATTTGATTCGTACCACGGGAGACCACCGGCCGTTCCTTGTCCTTGACACGGGCGAGCCTCCCGTGCGTAACCGCCGGAGCGTCGACTGTCCCGACGGCAGGAGCAACGAGTGTTGTCGTGAGAAGTTCTACGTCGACTTCAAGGATATCGCCTGGGACGACTGGATCATCTCTCCGAAGGGGTACTATGCTAACTTCTGTACGGGGTCATGTCAGGGCACCATCCTGCCGCGCTACCACCACACCTCCGTGCTCCAGCGGGTCGCCCTCAGCCAGAAAGACAGAGAAACCAGACTAAAACTCACGCCCTGCTGTACGCCCACCAAGATGTCCGCCCTCTCCATGTTGTACTTCGACAACGACGGCTACATCTTCAACAAAAACCTGCCCAACATGAAAGTAGACGCGTGTGGTTGTTCGTGA